One stretch of Cellulomonas wangsupingiae DNA includes these proteins:
- a CDS encoding cellulase family glycosylhydrolase has translation MKSTSLRAAAACGAALLALGGITAAATAAAAADPVGLHISGSRLVEQDGTPFVARGVSHAHTWYTAETPRAIPAIRAAGANALRVVLSGGDRWTRNDAADVANVIALCKANQLVCMLENHDTTGYGEQSGAVSLDTAADYFISLRSVLQGNEDFIQINIGNEPTGNNEPQVTGWTTDTANAIRKVRAAGLRHNIVVDAPNWGQDWKGVMRDTAATVAAADPEGNTLFSVHMYGVYAQASTITAYLDAFEAQGLPLVIGEFGHDHSDGDPDEATIMREAVERGIGYYGWSWSGNGGGVEYLDMVTAFDPAQKTAWGRLIFDGANGIKATARTATYFSGVTPTPTVSPTPSVSPTPSVSPTPSVSPTPSASPTPTPGAACTARLTVASSWPGGFQGTVDVTAGARALTGWSTSFTLPAGASVAQGWSATFSGSGSAVTAANAAWNGNLGAGQTTTYGFIGSGTAPTGTVAVACR, from the coding sequence ATGAAGAGCACCTCCCTGCGCGCGGCCGCCGCCTGTGGCGCCGCGCTCCTGGCACTCGGCGGCATCACCGCCGCCGCCACGGCCGCCGCGGCGGCCGACCCCGTCGGCCTGCACATCTCCGGCTCCCGGCTGGTCGAGCAGGACGGCACGCCGTTCGTCGCGCGCGGCGTCAGCCACGCCCACACCTGGTACACGGCCGAGACCCCCAGGGCCATCCCGGCCATCCGCGCCGCGGGCGCCAACGCGCTGCGCGTCGTGCTGTCCGGCGGCGACCGCTGGACCAGGAACGACGCGGCCGACGTCGCCAACGTCATCGCGCTGTGCAAGGCCAACCAGCTGGTCTGCATGCTCGAGAACCACGACACGACCGGCTACGGCGAGCAGTCGGGCGCCGTGAGCCTGGACACGGCCGCCGACTACTTCATCTCGCTGAGGTCCGTGCTCCAGGGCAACGAGGACTTCATCCAGATCAACATCGGGAACGAGCCGACGGGCAACAACGAGCCGCAGGTCACGGGGTGGACGACCGACACCGCCAACGCGATCAGGAAGGTCCGCGCCGCCGGCCTGCGGCACAACATCGTCGTCGACGCGCCGAACTGGGGCCAGGACTGGAAGGGCGTGATGCGCGACACGGCCGCGACCGTCGCCGCCGCCGACCCGGAGGGCAACACGCTCTTCTCGGTCCACATGTACGGCGTGTACGCGCAGGCGTCGACCATCACGGCGTACCTCGACGCGTTCGAGGCCCAAGGGCTGCCGCTGGTCATCGGCGAGTTCGGTCACGACCACTCGGACGGCGACCCCGACGAGGCGACGATCATGCGCGAGGCCGTCGAGCGCGGCATCGGCTACTACGGCTGGTCGTGGTCGGGGAACGGCGGTGGTGTGGAGTACCTCGACATGGTGACCGCGTTCGACCCCGCCCAGAAGACGGCCTGGGGACGGCTGATCTTCGACGGGGCGAACGGCATCAAGGCGACCGCCCGGACGGCGACGTACTTCTCCGGCGTGACACCGACGCCGACGGTGTCGCCGACGCCGAGCGTGTCGCCCACGCCGAGCGTCTCGCCGACGCCGAGCGTGTCGCCCACGCCGAGCGCCTCCCCGACGCCCACCCCGGGCGCCGCCTGCACCGCGCGGCTCACCGTCGCCAGCTCGTGGCCGGGTGGGTTCCAGGGCACGGTCGACGTGACCGCCGGCGCACGGGCCCTGACAGGCTGGAGCACGTCGTTCACGCTGCCGGCCGGCGCCTCGGTCGCGCAGGGCTGGAGCGCCACGTTCAGCGGCTCGGGCAGCGCGGTCACGGCCGCCAACGCCGCCTGGAACGGCAACCTCGGTGCCGGCCAGACCACGACCTACGGGTTCATCGGCTCGGGCACGGCACCGACTGGCACCGTGGCGGTGGCCTGCCGCTGA
- a CDS encoding NAD(P)-binding domain-containing protein: MDHPPVATAASGGRRARRGPRGPRTVDVDVVVIGAGQAGLSTAYHLHRTGLVPVGTAGWESARGTFVVLDAGPRPGGAWQHRWRSLTMADAHRVHDLPGMPLTVADPSEPAADAVPYYFAQYEEAFGLNVQRPVAVTRVERAPRPDDDPGYLVTTRHVEHTDEVVVWSARGVVNASGTWGKPFWPAYPGRAVFRGRQLHTRDFRSAADLSDGHVVVVGGGTSAVQLLLQIAQVTTTTWVTRRPPSWVDEELTPELGRDAVARVDERVRAGLPPQSVVSVTGLPLTPAYRDGIERGVLRARPMFTRIVPDGVVWEPSGDGVRGDVGDVVGGEGGAVGQVGAAGEGRAVGEGGAAGEGGAADEGGAAGEVGGWADGPSVVDARTILWATGFRASLDHLAPLGLRSPGGGIAMDGTQVVGEPRLQLVGYGPAASTIGANRAGREAARRLRRALGW, from the coding sequence ATGGACCACCCTCCCGTCGCCACCGCAGCCTCGGGCGGGCGACGTGCGCGGCGGGGTCCGCGCGGGCCCCGGACGGTCGACGTCGACGTCGTCGTCATCGGGGCCGGCCAGGCCGGTCTGTCGACGGCCTACCACCTGCACCGCACGGGGCTCGTCCCCGTCGGGACGGCCGGGTGGGAGAGCGCGCGCGGCACCTTCGTCGTGCTGGACGCCGGGCCGCGCCCCGGCGGCGCGTGGCAGCACCGGTGGCGGTCGCTGACCATGGCGGACGCCCACCGGGTGCACGACCTGCCCGGCATGCCGTTGACGGTCGCCGACCCCTCGGAGCCCGCCGCGGACGCCGTGCCGTACTACTTCGCGCAGTACGAGGAGGCCTTCGGGCTCAACGTCCAGCGTCCCGTGGCGGTCACCCGCGTCGAGCGCGCGCCCCGGCCCGACGACGACCCGGGGTACCTCGTGACGACCCGGCACGTCGAGCACACCGACGAGGTCGTCGTGTGGTCCGCGCGCGGCGTGGTCAACGCGTCGGGGACGTGGGGCAAGCCGTTCTGGCCGGCGTACCCCGGCCGCGCGGTGTTCCGCGGTCGCCAGCTGCACACGCGCGACTTCCGGAGCGCGGCCGACCTGTCCGACGGGCACGTCGTGGTGGTCGGTGGGGGCACGTCGGCCGTCCAGCTGCTGCTGCAGATCGCGCAGGTCACGACGACCACGTGGGTGACGCGCCGGCCCCCGTCGTGGGTGGACGAGGAGCTGACGCCCGAGCTCGGCCGTGACGCCGTCGCCCGTGTCGACGAGCGGGTGCGCGCCGGCCTCCCGCCGCAGTCGGTGGTCTCGGTCACCGGTCTGCCGCTCACGCCGGCGTACCGCGACGGCATCGAGCGTGGGGTGCTGCGGGCGCGTCCCATGTTCACCCGCATCGTCCCCGACGGGGTGGTGTGGGAACCGTCCGGGGACGGGGTGCGAGGTGACGTCGGTGACGTCGTGGGCGGCGAGGGTGGTGCCGTCGGCCAGGTCGGTGCGGCTGGTGAGGGTCGTGCGGTCGGCGAGGGTGGAGCGGCCGGCGAGGGTGGTGCGGCTGACGAGGGTGGTGCGGCGGGCGAGGTCGGTGGCTGGGCGGACGGGCCGTCGGTCGTCGACGCCCGCACGATCCTGTGGGCCACCGGCTTCCGCGCGTCGCTCGACCACCTGGCGCCCCTGGGGTTGCGCAGCCCGGGCGGCGGCATCGCCATGGACGGCACCCAGGTCGTGGGCGAGCCACGGCTGCAGCTCGTCGGGTACGGCCCGGCCGCGTCCACGATCGGCGCGAACCGCGCGGGCCGCGAGGCGGCCCGCCGCCTGCGCCGCGCCCTGGGCTGGTAG
- the mshD gene encoding mycothiol synthase has translation MSDFEMPASVTAVAGPLPPAQADAVRALHRSATRCDGVAPLSEQPLLWLADEEAPVVHLLARATDDPPDDDRQAPLVGYAQLDVGSSTTVRAELVVDPPYRRRGVARALLADAATEAAAVPGRRLQVWAHGDLPAARATAAAAGMSVVRELWRMALDLTEHPPADAALPQGVQVRTFVPGQDEDAWRRVNARAFAYHPEQGRMTSADLRAREQEPWFDPAGFLLVERDGQLLGSVWTKVHPPGDAPDGAPGEEVGEIYVVGVDPDAQGLGLGRALTSLGLAHLRDRGLRTVILYTGAENTVAVHTYQRAGFVRAAVDVMYGASGSPARGTPLARVADDDTPTPADGATMGA, from the coding sequence ATGTCCGACTTCGAGATGCCGGCGTCGGTCACGGCCGTGGCCGGGCCGTTGCCACCCGCGCAGGCCGACGCCGTGCGTGCGCTGCACCGCTCGGCGACGCGCTGCGACGGCGTCGCGCCCCTGTCGGAGCAGCCGCTGCTGTGGCTCGCCGACGAGGAGGCGCCCGTCGTGCACCTGCTCGCCCGGGCGACGGACGACCCGCCGGACGACGACCGGCAGGCGCCGCTCGTCGGCTACGCGCAGCTCGACGTCGGCAGCTCGACGACGGTGCGGGCCGAGCTCGTCGTGGACCCGCCGTACCGCCGGCGCGGTGTCGCCAGGGCCCTGCTCGCCGACGCGGCGACCGAGGCGGCCGCCGTCCCCGGGCGCCGCCTGCAGGTGTGGGCCCACGGCGACCTGCCCGCGGCCCGTGCGACGGCCGCCGCGGCGGGCATGTCCGTGGTGCGCGAGCTGTGGCGGATGGCGCTCGACCTCACGGAGCACCCGCCCGCCGACGCGGCCCTCCCCCAGGGCGTGCAGGTGCGGACGTTCGTGCCCGGGCAGGACGAGGACGCGTGGCGGCGCGTGAACGCCCGCGCGTTCGCGTACCACCCCGAGCAGGGCCGCATGACGTCCGCGGACCTGCGGGCACGCGAGCAGGAGCCCTGGTTCGACCCGGCCGGGTTCCTGCTCGTGGAGCGCGACGGCCAGCTGCTCGGGTCGGTGTGGACGAAGGTCCACCCGCCCGGCGACGCCCCGGACGGCGCTCCGGGCGAGGAGGTCGGCGAGATCTACGTGGTCGGCGTGGACCCCGACGCGCAGGGCCTCGGCCTGGGTCGCGCGCTCACGTCGCTGGGGCTCGCGCACCTGCGCGACCGGGGTCTGCGCACGGTCATCCTCTACACCGGTGCGGAGAACACGGTCGCGGTGCACACGTACCAGCGCGCGGGCTTCGTGCGGGCGGCCGTCGACGTGATGTACGGCGCGTCCGGCAGCCCGGCCCGCGGCACGCCGCTCGCCCGGGTGGCCGACGACGACACGCCTACTCCCGCCGACGGTGCCACGATGGGGGCATGA